The proteins below come from a single Streptomyces spongiicola genomic window:
- a CDS encoding carbohydrate kinase family protein encodes MPSGGGALLVVGDVATDVVARHTGALIRGTDTAAEIRTLPGGAGANAACWAAHSGCCDVRLLGRVGAGAADWHATLLRGSGVLPMLVPDREAPTATVVVLVDAEAERTFLTDGGAALRLCPGDWSARLLDGVARLHLSGYLFFSEASRELACLALADALERGVPVSVDPASAGFIAGFGADRFLAATAGAAVLLPNADEARLLTGLPDAAGAAARLSRHVPLVAVTLDAGGALVAESGAVTARIAAVPAAPVDSTGAGDAFTGAFLAALLAGATPAAAASAGCRAGAHAVTVRGGRPPGSTAAPV; translated from the coding sequence GTGCCGAGCGGAGGCGGGGCGCTGCTGGTGGTCGGCGACGTGGCCACGGACGTGGTGGCCCGGCACACCGGGGCGCTCATCCGCGGGACGGACACCGCGGCGGAGATACGGACGCTGCCGGGCGGAGCCGGCGCCAACGCGGCCTGCTGGGCGGCGCACTCGGGTTGCTGCGACGTGAGGCTGCTCGGCCGGGTCGGGGCCGGTGCCGCGGACTGGCACGCGACACTGCTGCGGGGCTCGGGAGTCCTCCCGATGCTGGTCCCGGACCGGGAGGCGCCGACGGCCACCGTCGTCGTACTGGTCGACGCGGAGGCGGAGCGGACCTTCCTCACCGACGGCGGAGCGGCGCTGCGGCTGTGCCCCGGCGACTGGTCGGCACGGCTGCTGGACGGGGTGGCCAGGCTCCATCTGTCCGGGTACCTGTTCTTCTCCGAGGCCAGTCGCGAGCTGGCATGCCTGGCACTCGCGGACGCGCTCGAACGGGGTGTTCCGGTGAGTGTCGACCCGGCGTCGGCGGGGTTCATCGCCGGCTTCGGTGCCGACCGCTTCCTCGCGGCGACGGCGGGTGCCGCCGTACTTCTCCCCAACGCCGACGAGGCCCGGCTCCTCACCGGACTGCCCGATGCGGCCGGTGCCGCGGCCCGGCTGAGCCGCCATGTCCCGCTCGTCGCCGTCACGCTCGACGCGGGCGGCGCGCTCGTGGCGGAGTCGGGCGCGGTGACCGCCAGGATCGCCGCCGTCCCCGCGGCACCGGTCGACTCCACGGGCGCGGGCGACGCCTTCACCGGCGCCTTCCTGGCGGCCCTGCTCGCGGGCGCGACCCCGGCCGCCGCGGCTTCGGCGGGATGCCGGGCCGGGGCCCATGCGGTCACCGTCCGCGGGGGCCGCCCGCCGGGGAGCACCGCGGCACCGGTGTAA
- a CDS encoding winged helix-turn-helix transcriptional regulator codes for MPRPPRRRSYDQFCAVARALDSVGDRWTLLIVRELLSGPRRYTDLHADLPGVSTDVLASRLKDMERDGLATRRRLPAPASAHVYELTARGGALLPLVGALAEWGAPVLDGPRPTDAVRAHWFAVPLLRRLEAAGVTDTVEVSLPEGEFHLRPAPDGSRAAGYGDGPAPTQGPVTRLELDGGTCLAVSRGDIGLEEGVRDGHIRVSGGGTLAVTLATEPPGAARDARVLVDASGGPSRGAAEQGSGQGSGQGR; via the coding sequence ATGCCCCGTCCTCCGCGCCGCCGAAGCTACGACCAGTTCTGCGCCGTCGCGCGCGCCCTCGACTCCGTCGGCGACCGCTGGACGCTGCTGATCGTGCGGGAACTGCTGTCCGGCCCCCGCCGGTACACCGACCTGCACGCCGATCTGCCCGGAGTCAGCACGGACGTCCTCGCCTCCCGGCTCAAGGACATGGAGCGAGACGGGCTGGCGACCCGGCGCCGGCTGCCAGCCCCGGCGTCGGCCCATGTGTACGAACTCACCGCACGCGGAGGGGCGTTGCTGCCCCTCGTCGGGGCGCTGGCCGAATGGGGCGCGCCCGTGCTCGACGGGCCCCGGCCGACCGACGCGGTCCGGGCCCACTGGTTCGCCGTCCCGCTGCTGCGCCGTCTGGAGGCGGCGGGTGTGACGGACACCGTCGAAGTGAGCCTTCCTGAGGGGGAGTTCCATCTGCGCCCCGCGCCGGACGGGAGCAGGGCCGCCGGCTACGGGGACGGCCCGGCGCCCACCCAGGGCCCGGTCACCCGGCTTGAGCTGGACGGCGGGACCTGCCTCGCCGTCAGCCGGGGGGACATCGGCCTCGAGGAGGGCGTACGAGACGGGCACATCCGCGTCTCCGGCGGCGGGACCCTGGCGGTCACGCTGGCGACGGAGCCGCCGGGCGCCGCCCGGGACGCGCGCGTGCTCGTCGACGCGTCCGGCGGCCCGTCGCGAGGCGCGGCGGAACAGGGCAGCGGCCAGGGCAGCGGCCAGGGGCGCTGA
- a CDS encoding pyridoxal phosphate-dependent aminotransferase, which yields MEFRQSSKLSEVCYEIRGPVIEHADALEEAGHSVLRLNTGNPALFGFEAPEEIVQDMIRMLPKAHGYTDSRGILSARRAVAQRYQALGLTDVSVDDVFLGNGVSELVSMAVQALLEDGDEVLVPAPDFPLWTAVTTLSGGKAVHYLCDESADWYPDLGDMASKITDRTRAVVIINPNNPTGAVYPREIVEGILDLARRHRLMVFADEIYDQIVYDDAVHHTAAALAPDLVVLTFGGLSKTYRVAGFRSGWLVVTGPRQHARSYLEGLTMLASMRLCPNAPAQYAIQAALGGRQSIHELTAPGGRLREQRDRAWERLNEIPGVSCVKPRGALYAFPRLDPKVHPVHDDEKFVLDLLLREKIQVVQGTGFNWPRPDHFRILTLPYADDLDAAISRIGRFLSGYRQ from the coding sequence ATGGAGTTCCGGCAGTCGAGCAAGCTCAGCGAGGTCTGCTATGAGATCCGCGGCCCGGTGATCGAGCACGCCGACGCGCTGGAGGAAGCGGGCCACAGCGTGCTGCGGCTGAACACCGGCAACCCCGCGCTGTTCGGCTTCGAGGCCCCGGAGGAGATCGTCCAGGACATGATCAGGATGCTCCCGAAGGCCCACGGCTACACGGACTCCCGCGGGATCCTCTCCGCGCGGCGGGCCGTTGCCCAGCGCTACCAGGCCCTCGGGCTGACGGACGTCTCCGTCGACGACGTGTTCCTCGGCAACGGCGTCTCCGAGCTTGTGTCCATGGCGGTGCAGGCGCTGCTGGAGGACGGCGACGAAGTGCTCGTTCCCGCACCCGACTTCCCGCTGTGGACCGCCGTCACGACCCTCTCCGGGGGAAAGGCCGTCCACTACCTCTGCGACGAGTCGGCGGACTGGTACCCCGACCTCGGCGACATGGCATCGAAGATCACCGACCGGACCAGGGCCGTGGTGATCATCAACCCCAACAACCCCACCGGTGCGGTGTATCCGAGGGAGATCGTCGAGGGGATCCTGGACCTCGCTCGCCGCCATCGGCTGATGGTCTTCGCGGACGAGATCTACGACCAGATCGTCTACGACGACGCCGTCCACCACACCGCGGCCGCCCTCGCCCCGGATCTGGTCGTCCTCACCTTCGGCGGCCTGTCCAAGACATACCGGGTCGCGGGCTTCCGCTCCGGCTGGCTGGTCGTCACCGGTCCCAGGCAGCACGCGCGCAGCTATCTGGAGGGGCTCACGATGCTCGCCTCGATGCGGCTGTGCCCCAACGCGCCCGCCCAGTACGCCATCCAGGCCGCACTCGGCGGACGCCAGTCGATCCACGAGCTGACCGCACCGGGCGGACGGCTGCGCGAGCAGCGCGACCGCGCCTGGGAGCGGCTGAACGAGATCCCGGGCGTCTCGTGTGTGAAACCCAGGGGGGCGCTGTACGCCTTCCCGCGCCTGGACCCCAAGGTGCACCCCGTGCACGACGACGAGAAGTTCGTGCTGGACCTGCTGCTGCGGGAGAAGATCCAGGTGGTGCAGGGCACCGGTTTCAACTGGCCCCGGCCGGACCACTTCCGCATCCTGACCCTGCCGTATGCCGACGACCTCGACGCAGCGATCAGCCGGATCGGGCGCTTCCTGAGCGGCTACCGCCAGTAG
- a CDS encoding chaplin: MRQFRRTGLVAAMVTGGALAAAGAAYADSGAQGSAVGSPGLISGDTVQVPVHVPVNVCGNTVNVIGLLNPAAGNSCANEGDGTGGGTAAGGALAVTQAEDSPGILSGSAVQLPVDVPVNVTGNSVNVVGVGNPAVGNSSSNSAGPPARPRPATPPAVTTPSEVRPATRGLEPQQGPVHLAETGTPSALGLAIPAGAALVLGGAVLYRRARAMA; the protein is encoded by the coding sequence ATGAGGCAATTTCGCCGAACAGGCCTGGTCGCGGCGATGGTCACGGGTGGCGCGCTGGCCGCCGCCGGGGCCGCGTACGCCGACTCGGGCGCGCAGGGGAGCGCCGTCGGCTCCCCCGGTCTGATCTCCGGCGACACGGTGCAGGTCCCGGTCCACGTGCCGGTGAACGTGTGCGGCAACACGGTGAACGTGATCGGTCTGCTGAACCCCGCGGCCGGCAACTCCTGTGCGAACGAAGGGGACGGCACCGGCGGCGGTACCGCTGCCGGCGGCGCACTCGCCGTGACGCAGGCGGAGGACTCCCCCGGGATCCTCTCCGGGAGCGCCGTCCAACTGCCCGTCGACGTCCCGGTGAACGTCACCGGCAACTCCGTGAACGTCGTCGGTGTCGGCAACCCGGCGGTCGGCAACTCCTCCTCGAACTCCGCCGGCCCGCCGGCCCGGCCGCGGCCGGCGACCCCTCCGGCGGTGACCACGCCGTCGGAGGTCCGTCCCGCCACGCGTGGTCTGGAGCCCCAGCAGGGCCCCGTCCACCTGGCCGAGACCGGCACGCCGTCCGCGCTCGGCCTCGCCATCCCGGCCGGCGCGGCCCTCGTCCTCGGTGGCGCCGTGCTGTACCGCCGGGCCCGTGCCATGGCGTAG
- a CDS encoding SWIM zinc finger family protein, producing the protein MSPARHRPGGPAVPRRTERPGREAPRRPDDRRRTFPAPAPAPASASASASAGGPGDDGFAASWWGNAWVDALEGSALDPARLARGRAYAGQGHVDAITVTPGRVTAYVHGSRPRPYRAEIRLRTLGEDDWERLLDAAAARPDHIAALLDKDVPHALAAAADLLPAPGDLVPDCSCPDDGLPCKHAAALCYQTAGILDEDPFVLFLMRGRGEQEVLAELTRRNAALAAAEDGAARGGAPATAPRPGDGGSGTAPALASVRARDALTRRVRPPLPPPLTVPPQPGRPPVYPQADGAPDPLALDLLATEAAARAHAILHTGADPVGGLDVWQDAVRLAAAHPGSGLTASTRALYTALARAGGRTPTELARAVAAWRQGGLAGLAALEEEWDPPAGPFDRARPALAAADFPHFRPRRNRLSTPSLQLRLGRDGLWYGYESDAGRDDWWPRGTPDEDPVGALTTLLRR; encoded by the coding sequence GTGAGCCCCGCCCGGCACCGCCCCGGCGGGCCGGCCGTGCCGCGCCGCACCGAGCGGCCAGGCCGGGAGGCCCCGCGCCGGCCGGACGACCGGCGCCGCACGTTCCCCGCACCCGCACCCGCACCCGCGTCTGCGTCTGCGTCTGCGTCTGCCGGTGGGCCGGGGGACGACGGCTTCGCCGCCTCCTGGTGGGGCAACGCCTGGGTGGACGCCCTGGAGGGCAGCGCCCTCGACCCGGCCCGTCTCGCCCGCGGCCGGGCGTACGCGGGACAGGGCCATGTCGACGCGATCACGGTGACGCCGGGCCGGGTCACCGCATACGTCCACGGCTCCCGCCCCCGGCCCTACCGCGCGGAGATCCGGCTGCGCACCCTCGGCGAGGACGACTGGGAGCGGCTGCTGGACGCCGCGGCGGCCCGCCCGGACCACATCGCGGCCCTGCTCGACAAGGACGTCCCGCACGCCCTCGCGGCCGCCGCCGACCTGCTGCCCGCGCCCGGCGACCTGGTCCCCGACTGCTCGTGCCCCGACGACGGACTCCCCTGCAAGCACGCGGCCGCGCTCTGCTACCAGACCGCCGGGATCCTCGACGAGGACCCGTTCGTGCTGTTCCTCATGCGCGGCCGCGGCGAACAGGAGGTCCTGGCCGAACTCACCCGGCGCAACGCCGCCCTCGCGGCCGCAGAGGACGGCGCGGCCCGGGGCGGGGCACCCGCCACGGCACCGCGACCCGGTGACGGCGGGAGCGGCACGGCTCCCGCGCTCGCGTCGGTCCGCGCACGCGACGCCCTCACCCGGCGTGTCCGACCCCCGCTCCCACCCCCGCTGACGGTGCCGCCGCAGCCCGGGCGCCCTCCGGTGTACCCGCAGGCCGACGGCGCCCCCGACCCGCTCGCCCTCGATCTCCTCGCCACCGAGGCGGCTGCCCGTGCGCACGCCATCCTCCACACGGGCGCGGACCCGGTCGGCGGGCTCGACGTCTGGCAGGACGCCGTCCGGCTCGCCGCCGCCCACCCCGGATCGGGGCTGACCGCCTCCACCCGGGCGCTCTACACCGCGCTGGCCCGGGCGGGCGGCCGCACCCCCACCGAACTGGCACGTGCCGTGGCGGCCTGGCGCCAGGGCGGGCTCGCCGGCCTGGCGGCCCTGGAGGAGGAGTGGGATCCGCCCGCCGGCCCCTTCGACCGGGCGCGTCCCGCCCTCGCGGCCGCGGACTTCCCGCACTTCCGCCCCCGGCGCAATCGCCTCTCCACCCCGTCCCTCCAACTGCGCCTGGGGCGGGACGGACTGTGGTACGGGTACGAGTCCGACGCCGGCCGGGACGACTGGTGGCCGCGGGGCACACCGGACGAGGACCCGGTCGGCGCGCTCACGACCCTTCTGCGTCGCTGA
- a CDS encoding DEAD/DEAH box helicase has translation MLHTLAAVFLPAALPRDGSVAFWSPDGRPLPTGTAAGAPAPAAPARITVVRGHGTGVRSRTVPALVLPVAGAVPLLAAARHDTAAHPAAACWGAAALHALQLVARGRMLPGLTPSDHDAWRAGPLDADDIAQLRAIAAAMPYEAHAAPLPGPRPLRLPEPEALIRAFLDAVADSLPRTPAAAYAAGGPFAATAPQHLPRARAWAAEAAAGMDAGVRISLRLDLPAHELFDVSAEGGGERQAAAALVQVHSLADPTLVVDAAGLWAGEGRSDGHFGPRARIDTVLALRRAARVWPPLGRLLDREVPDVLPVTEDELYELLGPAATRLADAGIAVHWPRELARSLTATAVVRAPAPGSAANGTPFFDGERLLRFDWRLALDGDPLTEQEMDVLAESHRPIVRLRDQWVVVDPALVRKARKRELGLLEPVDALAVALTGTAEVDGETVEAVPEGALAALRDRLTRGPAAVAQPAALAATLRDYQLRGLAWLDQMTSLGLGGCLADDMGLGKTVTVIALHLHRAEHRAVTAPTLVVCPASLLGNWQREITRFAPGTPVHRFHGPQRSLGTGPGEFVLTTYGTMRTSAGELAAREWGMVVADEAQHVKNPFSATAGALRTIPAPARVALTGTPVENNLSELWSLLDWTTPGLLGPLKSFRSRHARAVENHEHVGDEEAVERLARLVRPFLMRRKKSDPGILPELPPKTESDHPVPLTREQASLYEAVVRETMARIETAEGIARRGLIMKLLTSLKQICNHPAQFLKEDRPRLTARSGKLALLDELLDTILAEGGSVLVFTQYVAMARLICGHLSSRAIPSQLLHGSTPVPERDRMVDRFQSGSVPVFVLSLKAAGTGLNLTRAGHVVHYDRWWNPAVEDQATDRAHRIGQTQPVQVHRLIAEGTVEDRIAELLLSKRALADAVLGSGEAALTELTDRELADLVSLRRPS, from the coding sequence ATGCTGCACACCCTTGCCGCGGTGTTCCTCCCGGCGGCACTGCCCCGCGACGGCAGCGTCGCTTTCTGGAGCCCCGACGGGCGGCCCCTGCCCACCGGCACCGCGGCGGGGGCGCCCGCCCCCGCCGCCCCGGCGCGGATCACCGTCGTCCGCGGGCACGGAACCGGGGTCCGCAGCCGTACGGTGCCCGCGCTGGTGCTGCCCGTCGCCGGCGCCGTCCCGCTGCTCGCCGCCGCCCGGCACGACACGGCGGCCCATCCAGCCGCGGCGTGCTGGGGTGCTGCCGCCCTGCACGCCCTTCAGCTCGTCGCACGCGGCAGGATGCTGCCCGGTCTGACGCCGTCCGACCACGACGCCTGGCGCGCCGGACCGCTGGACGCGGACGACATCGCCCAACTCCGCGCCATCGCGGCCGCCATGCCGTACGAGGCGCACGCCGCACCGCTCCCCGGCCCGCGGCCGCTGCGGCTGCCCGAGCCCGAGGCGCTGATCAGGGCCTTCCTCGACGCCGTCGCGGACAGCCTGCCCCGCACCCCGGCGGCCGCGTACGCCGCGGGCGGGCCGTTCGCCGCGACGGCGCCGCAGCACCTGCCCCGCGCCCGCGCATGGGCGGCCGAGGCCGCGGCCGGAATGGACGCCGGCGTGCGGATCTCCCTGCGGCTCGACCTGCCCGCACACGAGCTGTTCGACGTGTCCGCGGAGGGCGGCGGTGAACGACAGGCCGCGGCCGCCCTCGTCCAGGTGCACAGCCTCGCCGACCCGACGCTCGTGGTCGACGCCGCGGGGCTGTGGGCGGGGGAGGGGAGGAGCGACGGGCACTTCGGTCCCCGCGCCCGCATCGACACCGTGCTGGCCCTGCGCCGTGCCGCCCGCGTCTGGCCGCCGCTCGGCCGGCTCCTCGACCGCGAGGTGCCCGACGTCCTCCCGGTCACCGAGGACGAGCTGTACGAGCTGCTCGGCCCGGCCGCCACCCGCCTGGCCGACGCCGGGATCGCCGTGCACTGGCCCAGGGAGCTCGCCAGGAGCCTGACCGCGACGGCGGTCGTCCGGGCGCCCGCTCCCGGTTCGGCCGCAAACGGCACACCCTTCTTCGACGGCGAGCGGCTTCTGCGCTTCGACTGGCGACTCGCGCTGGACGGGGACCCGCTCACCGAGCAGGAGATGGACGTGCTCGCCGAGTCCCACCGGCCCATCGTGCGGCTGCGCGACCAGTGGGTGGTCGTCGACCCGGCCCTCGTGCGCAAGGCCCGCAAGCGGGAACTCGGCCTGCTGGAACCGGTGGACGCCCTGGCCGTGGCACTCACCGGCACCGCCGAGGTCGACGGCGAGACCGTCGAGGCCGTCCCCGAGGGCGCGCTGGCCGCCCTGCGGGACCGGCTCACCCGCGGTCCCGCCGCCGTCGCCCAGCCCGCGGCCCTCGCCGCCACCCTGCGCGACTACCAGCTTCGCGGACTCGCCTGGCTGGACCAGATGACCTCACTCGGGCTCGGCGGCTGCCTGGCCGACGACATGGGCCTCGGCAAGACCGTGACGGTCATCGCACTCCATCTGCACCGGGCCGAGCACCGGGCCGTCACCGCCCCCACGCTCGTCGTCTGCCCGGCGTCCCTGCTCGGCAACTGGCAGCGCGAGATCACGCGCTTCGCGCCCGGAACGCCCGTCCACCGCTTCCACGGTCCGCAGCGCAGCCTCGGCACCGGCCCCGGGGAGTTCGTCCTGACGACCTACGGCACGATGCGCACCAGCGCCGGGGAACTCGCCGCCCGCGAGTGGGGCATGGTCGTCGCCGACGAGGCCCAGCACGTCAAGAACCCCTTCTCCGCCACCGCCGGGGCCCTGCGCACGATCCCCGCCCCGGCCCGGGTCGCCCTGACCGGCACCCCCGTCGAGAACAACCTCTCCGAGCTGTGGTCCCTCCTGGACTGGACCACCCCGGGACTGCTCGGCCCGCTGAAGTCCTTCCGCTCCCGCCACGCCCGCGCCGTGGAGAACCACGAGCACGTCGGCGACGAGGAGGCGGTGGAGCGTCTCGCCCGGCTTGTCCGGCCCTTCCTGATGCGGCGGAAGAAGAGCGATCCCGGCATCCTGCCCGAGCTCCCGCCGAAGACCGAGTCCGACCACCCCGTCCCGCTCACCCGGGAGCAGGCCTCGCTCTACGAGGCGGTCGTCCGGGAGACGATGGCCCGAATCGAGACCGCCGAGGGCATCGCCCGCCGCGGCCTGATCATGAAGCTGCTCACCTCGCTCAAGCAGATCTGCAACCACCCGGCGCAGTTCCTCAAGGAGGACCGCCCCCGGCTCACGGCGCGCTCCGGCAAACTCGCCCTGCTGGACGAACTGCTCGACACGATCCTGGCCGAGGGCGGATCCGTACTCGTCTTCACCCAGTACGTGGCGATGGCGCGGCTCATCTGCGGCCATCTGTCCTCCCGTGCGATCCCCTCCCAGCTGCTGCACGGCTCCACCCCCGTGCCGGAGCGGGACAGGATGGTGGACCGCTTCCAGTCGGGCTCCGTCCCCGTCTTCGTCCTCTCCCTCAAGGCGGCGGGCACCGGACTCAATCTGACCCGGGCGGGACACGTCGTCCACTACGACCGCTGGTGGAACCCGGCGGTCGAGGACCAGGCCACCGACCGCGCCCACCGCATCGGGCAGACCCAGCCCGTCCAGGTCCACCGGCTGATCGCCGAGGGCACGGTCGAGGACCGCATCGCCGAACTGCTGCTGTCGAAGCGGGCGCTGGCCGACGCGGTCCTCGGTTCCGGCGAGGCCGCGCTGACCGAGCTCACCGACCGGGAGCTTGCCGATCTGGTGTCCCTGAGGAGGCCGTCGTGA